The following DNA comes from Peribacillus sp. FSL E2-0218.
TGAATGATTCGAAATAAGTCGATGGAGTAATGAATGTTGATTTTATCATTACAGTATAAATACATATCGAGGTTCAAAATGTATGAAAGGAAAGGTGAGTACTCATGAAAGATTTCATGAAAATTATTGCAGGAAACATTTCGATGACTTTTGCTTATGCTTGCTTAATCGTGCCCAATGAAATTATCAATGGGGGCGTAACTAGCTCTGCGTTGTTATTGAATGCTTTATCGGGCTATGACCTGGCCCTGCTGGCTAATTTCGTTACCGGATTTTTGTTAATCATTTGTTTAGTTTTTTTAGGTAAAGAGTACTTCGTTAAGTCGATAGTAAGTTCGCTTAGTTATATGTTGTTTTTCAATATTTTTTATTCACTGAATATACGTTTTGACTTGAATATCGTTTTAGTCGTTCTAATATCGTCGATTTTGATAGCGGTAGGATACTATCTATGTATAACAGCAAATGCCACTACTGTTGGTTTTGATGTGATCGCGCTGATTTTACATCATAAAAATGAAAAAATAGATATTGCAGTGACAATAAGAATAATAAATCTAATTGTACTGGTCCTAGGGCTTCTTGTTTACGGTTATTCATCGATCATGAAGGGTGTTGCGTTTACCTTGCTCTTTTCATACTTTTTAAAGAAAATGCTGGATAGAAAGCAAAATTCGCTAAAGGCAGATAAGGATCATACAAAGGATGAGACTTCCAGAGCGAAAGAAATATGACACCTTTGCAGGATGTTGTATGTAGGCTCTCCACACATTGCAACTTCGATTTTCATTTCATTATCCAAATATTCTGATTTTTGATTGACTTTAAAAAAATCAGAGTGTATTATAACCATAGTAAGTGGTACTAACGTCATGACGTAGTGATGTTATTCCCTCTTACAGAATTGGATAATAGGAAGGGGGAATAGTCATAGAGTCATATCCTGAGTTGTTTGAATAGGCCGAGGTTCCAAGCTCCACTTTCCTTGTGAAAATGTAAGGGACAGAAAGCGAAATCTTTACTTTTACATCGATGTAGTGATTATCTTTAGTTGATTCCCCAAAATATTGAAAGTTGGTGGAGGGTATGAAACATCAACAAGAAGAACTGAAACCAGGTCTGAAACAAAGACATTTAACGATGATATCATTGAGTGGAGTCATCGGTGCTGGTTTATTCGTTGGAAGCGGTATCATTATTGGTCAAACGGGCCCCGGAGCGATTTTATCATATGTTTTGGCAGGCTTGATCGTTGTTTTAGTCATGAGAATGCTTGGGGAAATGGCAACCGTAAATCCCAATACTGGATCATTTGCGGTTTATGCAAGAGAAGGAATCGGTGAATGGGCCGGTTTCACCACTGGTTGGTTATATTGGTTCTTTTGGGTTATCGTAATTGCATTGGAAGCGACAGCAGGAGCTGCAATCATACATGGCTGGGTTCCTTCCGTTCCGGTCTGGGTCATAAGTCTCTCGCTGATTATCCTTTTGAAGCTGACGAATATTTTTTCCGTTAAATCGTTTGGTGAGTTTGAATACTGGTTTTCCATCATTAAAATAATCAGTATCATCCTATTTCTTTGTCTGGGCGTTGCAGTGATCTTAGGTTTTATCCCATCGATAAAACCACCTGGTACCTCCAACCTTTTGAACTTTGGCGGTTTTATTCCAAATGGGATAAGCTCGGTACTTGTCGGGGTCGCCATTGTTTTCCATGCTTTTGTAGGAGTGGAGATTCCTGCAATTGCGGCTGGTGAAACGAGTGATCCAGTTAAATCAGTAAGAAGTGCATTGAACAGTGTGGTTTGGAGAATCCTGATTTTCTATATCGGATCCATTGCCGTACTAGTGACCCTTTTACCATGGAATTCGGCTTCCTTGCTGAAAAGTCCGTTTGTTGCCGTACTTGAAATGCTAGGAATTCCTTCTGCTGCCCTGATCATGAATATAGTGATTCTCATTGCATTGCTTTCCTGTTTGAATTCCGGATTATATACAAGCTCCCGTATGTTATTCTCCCTTGCACAAAAGGGTGATGCACCAAAGCTATTCTCAAGGGTGAGCAAGAACGGTGTCCCTATTCTTGCTGTCATCGGTTCTACATTATTTGCCTTCATCAGCACCATTTTCAGTTACGTCTCACCAGATAAAATCTTTTTCTTTTTAGTGAATTCCTCGGGTGGGGTCGGAATACTTGTCTATTTATCGATTGCGGTATCTCATCTCCGATTAAGGAAGAGGATGGAGAAAGAAAATCCAGGGGTATTCAAGATCAAGATGTGGTTATTCCCGTATTTAACGTACGCAACCATTCTTTCCATGGTTTCCGTGATCATATTGATGGCATTTATCGATTCCCAGCGTCCTCAGTTTATCTTTACCATGCTATTTAGCTTGATCGTAATTTGTTCTTTCTTTTTCATTCGACGAAGAAAAGCGAAATATATGGAGAGTGAATTAAATATGGTTCATGGTGCCCCCAATTCCGAAAAGTTATAGTTTTTAGCAAGGGCACTAAACCAGAATAGACTTAATTGAACTATAGTACAGATTGTTTTGTATACTTCTAAGTTATTCCTCAGATGAATTTCTTCAAGCACTTTTCAACTAGAATATGATACCCATAGAAAAAAGAGTGCCATGTACCAACAAGCATGAGGCGGCATTGTCTTTTAGGATCATGATGGAGGGATTATCTTGAATGTTTCCCGTTTATTGACCAATGGGCTCATCTTTGGCACCATGTTGCTGCTGTCAGCCTGTAACAATACGATAAAACCGGACGAACACAACCAAGAAAAAAATCCGGTTACAAATGAGAGGTCCGATAAAAGTGCAGCAGAGACCCAGGATGCAGAAGGTATTGAAACTGGTGTCGCCGAAGTCGTTCAATCAATAAATGCTTTGGTAACTGAAGGAAGTGCCGAGGCAGATCCAGAGAAAATTCAAGAACTGGGTAAAAAGGTCAGTTCCGATTGGGATTCGATAGAGAAGCAAGTGGAAGATGATTTTCCCGACTGGTATGAACGAATTGAGAAAAATCTCTACCCATTAATCGGGGAGTCAGGAAATCCTGAAAAAGACACAGAAAAAATCGAGGAACTCTCTAAAGCGGCGATAGAAGATTTACAGTTATTTTTGAAAGAAGTGAATTGAATGTACGGTATATTCGGATCCATCACAAAATGTTTTTTTTTGACGGGGAAAGAGATGGAGAAGGGAGAGGGGATTGGCTTGGGAAATGCAAAAGGACGGAACGAGGTACAGGCAGTAATATTCGATTGGGCAGGAACGACGGTGGATTATGGTTGTTTGGCGCCGGTTGAAGCATTTGTCGAGATATTCAGGATAAGGGAAATTGAAATTACCATCGAGGAAGCAAGGGAGCCCATGGGTTTATCGAAAATGGATCATATAAGGGAACTCTTGAACATGACTCGAATCCGGAATTTATGGATTGCTAAATTCGGGAAAGAACCGGACGAAGGAAATCTTGAATTCTTATATAAGGACTTTGAGGCTTTGCTTTTAAAGGTTCTCAAGGAAAATGCCAAACCTATACCTGGCGTAATTGAATTAGTCAGGCGTTTAAGGCAGCAAGGAATAAAAATCGGTTCGACAACAGGGTATACTCGTGAAATGATTAATATTGTTAAAGAAGAGGCGAAAATATGGGGTTATCAACCAGATTCCATCATTGCGTCCAACGATGTGCCTGCAGGAAGGCCTGCACCTTGGATGTGCTTTAAGACGGCAATGGATCTCCAAGTATATCCACTCAGCAAAATCGTTAAAGTCGGCGATACGATCAGTGACATCAAAGAAGGCATTTCTGCGGGAATGTGGACGGTTGCCGTATTGAAAGGCGGCAGTGAAATTGGCCTTTCAGAAACAGAAATCAACGAAATGGATCCTTATGAGCTGCAATCCCGTATGAAAACTGCTGAAAACCGTTTTCTTAATGCAGGTGCCGATTTCGTGATTGATGAAATAGGCGATTTATTGGAGATCATTGATAGGATCGACTACAGATTGACCGAAAAAAAGGATACGTTTATTAGTTAAGTAGACGTTTGTTCATGAAGTCCTGCATGAATGGGGAAACTAAAATATTCAAAAAATTCAATTTATTGATTGACGGTTTGGTCAAATGGGAGTATTATACATCTTATAACTGGTACGGACGTCGCAACGTCGTTATCAGAAATAAATATAATTAAGGAGAATGCGCTATGGTCGAAACAAAAACGGTAAGGGGAACGAAAGTTAAAATGACACCAAGTGAAGCAATCGTTGAGACGTTAGTGGCCGAGGGAGTTAAACATATCTCGGGAATACTGGGATCTGCCTTCATGGATATGCTTGATTTATTGCCAACTGCAGGCATCCGTTTCATAGGTGTCCGCCATGAACAAAGTGCAGCACATATGGAAGATGCCTATTGTCGTGTCTCAGGTGTTGCCGGAGTCGTCATCGGGCAAAACGGACCGGGAATGACCAATATGGTCACCTCCGTTGCAGCGGCCAATCAAGCTCATACTCCAATGGTAGTCATCTCTCCTTCGGCTGGCACACCAACGGTTGGATGGGATGGTTTTCAGGAATGTGATCAAGTTTCCATCTTCAAGGCCATCACGAAAGAAACGGTGAGAGTGACACATCCAGGCCGGGTCGCTGATTGCCTTAGGACAGCATTTCGGATTGCCTATGCCGAGAGGGGACCGGTATTATTCGATATCCCCCGTGATTACTTCTATGGTGAAGTGGAAGATCAAATACTAAAACCACATCAATATCGCGTAGATGAAAGAGGTTGCGGGTCTTCTGCCTCCTTGGATAGAGCAGCGGAAATTTTGGCTGAGGCTGAGTATCCCGTGATTATTTCCGGCAGGGGAACGGTTGATTCCGATGGCATTGAGGAAATTAAGAATATTGCAGAATATTTAACGGCTCCGGTAGCTGTCTCCTATATGCATAATGACGCTTTTCCTTCTGAACATCCATTATCAGTCGGCCCGATCGGTTACATGGGTTCAAAGGCGGCCATGAATACACTTAAGAAAGCGGACGTCATATTGGCGGTCGGTACAAGATTATCAGTATTTGGTACGTTACCATGCTATGACATTGATTATTTCCCTAAAGATGCCCAAATCATCCAAGTAGATATTAACCCAAGGCAAATTGCCAGAACACATCCCGTCGAAGTTGGAATCATCGGAGATGCGCGTGAGGCGAGTCGTGAAATCTTGAAGCGTTTGAAGGCAAATAAACCTAACGTAAAACAAGAAAAAAATCGGATTGTCGAAGTAACGAATGAAAAACAAAAATGGGAAGAAGAATTGGTCAAACTTGCGATGATCGATGGAACACCGATCAATCCGCGTCGAGCCCTTTTGGAATTGACTAAGGTGTTGCCCGAAAATGCCATCGTCACTACTGATATCGGTAATGTATCGTCAACTGCAAACGCTTACTTGAAATTCAACCAGAGCAGAAGACATATCGCTGCGCTAACATTCGGGAATACAGGATTTGCTTACCCATCCGCACTGGGTGCCAAGTTAGCTGAGCCAAATACGCCCGTTTTAGCCATTGTTGGAGATGGGGCATGGGGGATGAGCTTACATGAAGTGAGTACGGCCGTTGAAGAAAACATCCCAGTCATCGCGTGCGTCTTCAATAATAATGCATGGTGCGCAGAGAAAAAGAACCAAGTGGATTTCTATAATAACCGTTTTGTAGGTGCGGATATCCAAAATCCTGATTTTGCAGAAGTTGCACGATCAATGGGTGCAGTAGGTATTAGAGTGGAAAAACCTGAGGAACTAGGGTCTGCCATAGAAAAAGCAATAAAATCAAACAAACCGACTGTCATTGACATCCAAGTGGATGGAACACAGTTAGCTCCTCCATTTAGAAAAGATGCATTAAAAATGCCTACTAGATTACTAGAAAAATATTCTCATTTAGATCATAAAAACTGGGATAAATGAGGGTGTGAAAGAGTGTAACGGTGGCGCGATGACTTTATGATGTGTGTGAGTCATCGCCATTCACCGCTTGGTTCTCTTTTATCGAGAGTTTGTAAATGCATGGGAACGTAACTTAATTGCGTTCAATGAATAATAAGGGGGTTCAATTGTGAAGTTGGAAACTGAAACGAAAGACCTTGTTCAAATGGATAAAGATCATTTATGGCATGCAATGCATCGCTATAATGAAAAGGATGCTCCCATGATGGCTACGGAAGGAGCCGGCTCATGGTTCACGGATACTAAAGGAGATAAATATTTAGATGGAGTTTCCGGATTATGGTGCTTGAATCTGGGCCACGGACGGAAAGAAATCGCCCAGGCAGCCTATGAACAAATGATTAACTTATCTTATTTCCCTTTAACGTTAAGCCATAAGCCGGCCATCGAATTATCGGCAAAAATAAGTGAACACTTAAAGGGTCCGTATACAACTTTTTTTACGAACAGCGGATCGGAGGCGAATGAGACAGCATTCAAGATCGCTCGTCAATATCATTCTCAAAATGGAAACCCTGGGAAATATAAATTCATTTCCAGGTATCGAGCTTATCATGGTAATACGTTTGGCTCATTAAGCGCAACGGCACAAGCGAATCGGAGAGAGAAATATGACCCGGGTGTTCCAGGTTTCCTCCATGTGCCGCCGCCGTACAGTTATCGTAGTTCGTTTGGGGAAAACGTTGAAAACTCCGACCTTCTTGCAGCGGATTATATCGATCAGGTTATTAACTTTGAAGGCTCCAAAACGGTAGCTGGCGTTATTCTTGAACCATTCATCTCTGGTGGAGGGGTCCTTATTCCTTCAAAAGAATACTTAACAAAAGTTGCTGAAATCTGTAAGAAGCATGATGTACTTTTAATTGTGGATGAGGTGGTTTCAGGTTTTGGAAGAACTGGAAAAATGTTCGGGTTCATGCATTCAGATGAGGTTCAGCCAGATATTGTAACGATGGCAAAGGGTTTGACCAGTGGATATCTTCCACTTGGGGCAACAGCGGTGAATTCAAGGATTTATGATAAATTCAAAGGTGATGGTGATTTAAATCACTTTAGGCATGTGTCAACATATGGAGGCCATCCTGCCTCATGTGCAGTGGCTCTTAAGAATATTGAAATCATCGAAAAAGAAAGGATTGTTCAAAGAGTTGCCGAACTAAGTGAAACTAAGTTAAGTAAGCTCTTTGAATTGACAGCCCTTGATAAGGTCGGGGAGGTACGCGGGGTTGGATTTTTATATGGAATTGAATTAGTGGAAGATAAAAAATCAAAAACGCCAGTTTCCGATGAATTCATGGGGAAAGTAATAGGTTCATGTAAGGCTAAAGGGCTTATCATCGGCCGTAACGGAGATACAGTTCCTGGTTATGGGAATGTATTGATCATCGCACCGCCTTTATCTTCAACAAATGAAGATGTAGATTTTGTCATTGAAACAGTAAAATCCGTTTTATATGAATTATGCTAACCCGTAAAAGGTGATTGTCCCTAGAGACATACCGTAACCAATTAAAGAAGATGGGCATGATATGTCTAGTTGTTTTGACATCCATGTCCATGTTTTTATTTTATGTAGGGCCAAACCCTATAGGACCTGGACAATACCAATTAGGAGGAACTATGCAAACAAAGCGCAGGTTATTAGTGGTACTTGCACATCCCGATGATGAATCATTTCTGTGTGGCGGAACCATTGCCAAAATGTCAGAGCGTGGTATTCAAATAACTTTGTTATGTGCGACAAAAGGCGAAATGGGCAGACGCATGGGAAATCCCATTCTTACAACAAGGGAGTCATTGCCTGGACTTAGGGTAAGGGAGTTAAAAGGCGCTTGTGAAGAATTAGGGATCAAAGACCTGCGATTTTTACATGTAAGGGATAAAACGATTGAATTTGAATCGATTGATTTATTGGCGGAGAGAATCATAAAGGTGATTCGTGAAGTTCAACCGGATGCACTCGTCACGTTCCATGAAAAATATGGGGGACACCCCGACCATTGTGCGATTGGCCGTGCTGCCGAATATGCTTTTCTAAAATCCGGTGATCCCGATTTTTTTCCAGATCCCGTTTTTCCGGCTTTTAAGATCCATAGTCTGTACTTTGTCCTTTGGTACGCTTTTTATGAGGATTGGCTAAATAAAAACGGGCAGGGCAGTATCACAACAGTGAATATAACAGGAACTTTACAGAAAAAGATTCGTGCCCTAAGGTCCCATCGTTCCCAGACTTTAGCCGTTCCGGAATTGTGGGGGGACCATAATCCGAGCTTGCCTTTTTTAGGGGAAGTCGAGTATTTCATCAGAGGTTATTCTCCTACTAATATAGAAGAAACTGATCTTTTTCAAACGATTGAAAGGATGGGATGACCCGTATATTAGCTGTGGAAAGTCTGTGCTAGATGGAAAGGGGGAAGGAATGTATGGAATTAGAAAAATATGGGCCTCTGGGAGAATCCATTGAGGAGCCGAAACAATTGAAATCACCGCTTCGTAATAGCAAGCTGTTATGGTTGAGCGGTATTGCCTTCACTTTTTTTATCGCCCTATTAGGCTTGGGGCTATCTAAAATTTCAGGATTCAATCGAATAGGACCTCTTGCGTGCTCGATCATCATCGCCGTTATTTATCGTCAAATCGCGGGATATCCAGAAAAATTCCGGACTGGGATTGAATTTTCCGCAAAAAAACTATTGCGTTTTGCCATTATTTTATACGGGTTGAGATTAAATATCGATGTGATTTTCAATCAGGGTTTGCCATTGTTGGTACGTGACATAGGGACAGTAACATTTGCCATCGTCGTAATGGTCCTGATTGCAAAGTGGTTAAAGGCGGATACATCCATTTCCCTTCTGCTTGCGGTAGGAACAGGGGTATGCGGCGCAGCAGCCATCGCGGCAATTTCTCCCATCGTGAAAGCTAAGGAAGAAGATACAGCCATAGGCGTCGGGATCATCGCTTTAATGGGAACACTATTTTCTATCATATACACCCTCATACGTCCGATTCTTCCGATATCGAATGTGGATTACGGTATATGGTCAGGGATCAGTCTTCATGAAATCGCCCATGTTGCATTGGCAGGGGCGCCTGCAGGTGAAGATGCGCTAGCGATTGCACTCCTTGCCAAATTGGGCCGTGTTTTTTTACTTATCCCATTATGTTTCATTTTTATGTATTGGATGAAAAAGCGGACAAAGGATAAAACGGGCCGTGGTGCAAAAATTGATTTTCCATGGTTTCTCGTTGGTTTTATTATCATGAGTTTAATCGGGAGTTATGTGTTTGGAACTTATATTACAGTATCACCTGCCGTAATGGACGGTATTTCTAAAACGACCACTTTTGTTTTGACAATGGCCATGATCGGTCTAGGACTGAATGTAAGCCTGCAGGCACTTCGCACAAAAGCCATGCGTCCCCTTATAGCCATGACGATGACTTCTTTGCTCCTTTCCATCATATCGTACTTTTTCGTTTAATATATGTATGGAAGCTTTCCATTGTTATCCCCCTTGATACCGAAAAAAGATCTACCCTGAATAGCCGTTGCTATTCAGGGCTTTTGACTACATAAAAATGAAACGGTTATTTACACCTGAACACGAATTGTGGCAAGGAAAGGTGAACTGTTGCCGTGTTTGAATATTATAACTATTTGGTTTACAATAAAAGAACTGATACGAACATTACAATGTCTTTATTTGTTTGGAGGAAATTTTATGGAGTTAGACTTTAATAATCCACTCCCTTTACATGCTCAATTAAAAACTATATTGGAAAATCAGATTTTGGATGGTTATTATAAGGACAAAATTCCGAGTGAAAGGGAACTCATGGATATGTATTCGGTCAGCAGGAGTACTGTACGGGAAGCAGTTTCCATCCTAGTCCGTGAGGGTATATTGGAAAAAAGGCATGGCAAGGGAACGTTCGTATCCCTTAAACCTGTACAGGAATGGCTTAAGATGATAAGTTTCACTGAGACTACAAAAAGCATGGGAATTAAATTACTTGATCATGGCCGTGTATGGACACCTGAAAATATAGCTGATGCAAATGGGTTTGAGGATGAATCATACCAAATCAAAAGGTTGCGTTTACAGGGGGATATCCCCATAGCCATTGAATTGCATTATTATTCTTTGGAACTAGGGGGAAAATTGACCCAATTCGATTTAAGTACCACAGTATTGTATGATGCACTCGAAGGAGATTTAAACATTAACTTTTGTGAAGCAGAACAGATCATTACCTGTGGATTCCCAACAAAAGAAGATGCAGAGCATTTGGGTATACCCGAAACGATGTGCCTGCTGATTACGGAACGGATGATTTTTGATTCTGATGGTAATTTAGTAGAATATTATAAAGGGATATTCCGATCGGATATGTACTCATTCGCTATGAAAATGTCCCGGAAGAACTGATTTTCCACAGGAAGTGACCTAAACCTTTCATTGAAGTAGAGAGGCTTAGGTCATTTTCGATCCTCGATCTGTGTAAAGGGTGGCTATTAAAGAATTTGCTGCCTGATGAAATAATGGTTCAGCCCCTCTCAAGACAACTCGGCCCCCCAGAAGCTCAAAACCAAGTCCTTAAACGCCTTTTATGCATACTTGTACACAAACATAAAACGAAACGATAACAAAGGTAAACAATACGGTTGCACACAATGATAAGTAAACGCATAGCTTCACCTCCTTATTGTCGTCAAGGGCTGACAGCGACTCACTACTCCAGACATGGCAAACGACAAATAGCGAACACGCAGGAAATTTTCACGAATGAGAAGTAATGATTTAGACGAAAAAAGACATTAACTACATGAAGAGGTAATTTTGGGTTAACAATAGGATATAAGTGAAAGGAGTTAATTCCTTGAAAGAGCAACCAAATCATAAAACACTGCTTCAATCAGTGAAAATAGCATAGGCTGGTGGAAAGCGATTATAGAGTCAATCAATGACGGTGTTCGAGTGATTGATCACAATGGGTATGAGGGTGGTTTAGCTTTATGAATAACCATTGGTTAAAATGCTTAAGCTGGTTGTGGAAATAAATATATAAAAGGGGCTCGATTTCAATTTGAAATGGAGCCCCTTTTTATATTATCCTGCTACACTTTCAGAAAACTGGCTATTGTAAAGGTCTGCGTAGAAACCAGATGCCTCTAAAAGTTGTGAATGTGTTCCTTGTTCAATTACTTTCCCTTGATCCATAACAAGAATCAAATCAGCATCTTTTATGGTAGAAAGACGATGGGCAATGACAAAACTTGTTCGTCCTTCCATCAGCCGGTTCATCGCCTTTTGGATAAAGACCTCTGTCCGAGTGTCCACACTTGATGTCGCTTCATCCAATATCATGATCGGTGGATCTGCAAGCACAGCTCGTGCGATTGTCAAAAGCTGCTTTTGTCCTTGTGAGATGTTCGAAGCTTCTTCGTTTAAAACTGTCTCATATCCATCTGGCAGTGTTCGAATGAAATGGTCGGCATGTGCCATGCGGGCCGCTGCAAAAATATCTTCATCTGTTGCTTCATTTTTTCCATAACCGATATTGTCCTTAATCGTACCATTAAAGAGCCAGGTA
Coding sequences within:
- a CDS encoding YitT family protein — translated: MKDFMKIIAGNISMTFAYACLIVPNEIINGGVTSSALLLNALSGYDLALLANFVTGFLLIICLVFLGKEYFVKSIVSSLSYMLFFNIFYSLNIRFDLNIVLVVLISSILIAVGYYLCITANATTVGFDVIALILHHKNEKIDIAVTIRIINLIVLVLGLLVYGYSSIMKGVAFTLLFSYFLKKMLDRKQNSLKADKDHTKDETSRAKEI
- a CDS encoding amino acid permease, with the translated sequence MKHQQEELKPGLKQRHLTMISLSGVIGAGLFVGSGIIIGQTGPGAILSYVLAGLIVVLVMRMLGEMATVNPNTGSFAVYAREGIGEWAGFTTGWLYWFFWVIVIALEATAGAAIIHGWVPSVPVWVISLSLIILLKLTNIFSVKSFGEFEYWFSIIKIISIILFLCLGVAVILGFIPSIKPPGTSNLLNFGGFIPNGISSVLVGVAIVFHAFVGVEIPAIAAGETSDPVKSVRSALNSVVWRILIFYIGSIAVLVTLLPWNSASLLKSPFVAVLEMLGIPSAALIMNIVILIALLSCLNSGLYTSSRMLFSLAQKGDAPKLFSRVSKNGVPILAVIGSTLFAFISTIFSYVSPDKIFFFLVNSSGGVGILVYLSIAVSHLRLRKRMEKENPGVFKIKMWLFPYLTYATILSMVSVIILMAFIDSQRPQFIFTMLFSLIVICSFFFIRRRKAKYMESELNMVHGAPNSEKL
- the phnX gene encoding phosphonoacetaldehyde hydrolase — translated: MEKGEGIGLGNAKGRNEVQAVIFDWAGTTVDYGCLAPVEAFVEIFRIREIEITIEEAREPMGLSKMDHIRELLNMTRIRNLWIAKFGKEPDEGNLEFLYKDFEALLLKVLKENAKPIPGVIELVRRLRQQGIKIGSTTGYTREMINIVKEEAKIWGYQPDSIIASNDVPAGRPAPWMCFKTAMDLQVYPLSKIVKVGDTISDIKEGISAGMWTVAVLKGGSEIGLSETEINEMDPYELQSRMKTAENRFLNAGADFVIDEIGDLLEIIDRIDYRLTEKKDTFIS
- the xsc gene encoding sulfoacetaldehyde acetyltransferase, coding for MVETKTVRGTKVKMTPSEAIVETLVAEGVKHISGILGSAFMDMLDLLPTAGIRFIGVRHEQSAAHMEDAYCRVSGVAGVVIGQNGPGMTNMVTSVAAANQAHTPMVVISPSAGTPTVGWDGFQECDQVSIFKAITKETVRVTHPGRVADCLRTAFRIAYAERGPVLFDIPRDYFYGEVEDQILKPHQYRVDERGCGSSASLDRAAEILAEAEYPVIISGRGTVDSDGIEEIKNIAEYLTAPVAVSYMHNDAFPSEHPLSVGPIGYMGSKAAMNTLKKADVILAVGTRLSVFGTLPCYDIDYFPKDAQIIQVDINPRQIARTHPVEVGIIGDAREASREILKRLKANKPNVKQEKNRIVEVTNEKQKWEEELVKLAMIDGTPINPRRALLELTKVLPENAIVTTDIGNVSSTANAYLKFNQSRRHIAALTFGNTGFAYPSALGAKLAEPNTPVLAIVGDGAWGMSLHEVSTAVEENIPVIACVFNNNAWCAEKKNQVDFYNNRFVGADIQNPDFAEVARSMGAVGIRVEKPEELGSAIEKAIKSNKPTVIDIQVDGTQLAPPFRKDALKMPTRLLEKYSHLDHKNWDK
- a CDS encoding aminotransferase, producing the protein MKLETETKDLVQMDKDHLWHAMHRYNEKDAPMMATEGAGSWFTDTKGDKYLDGVSGLWCLNLGHGRKEIAQAAYEQMINLSYFPLTLSHKPAIELSAKISEHLKGPYTTFFTNSGSEANETAFKIARQYHSQNGNPGKYKFISRYRAYHGNTFGSLSATAQANRREKYDPGVPGFLHVPPPYSYRSSFGENVENSDLLAADYIDQVINFEGSKTVAGVILEPFISGGGVLIPSKEYLTKVAEICKKHDVLLIVDEVVSGFGRTGKMFGFMHSDEVQPDIVTMAKGLTSGYLPLGATAVNSRIYDKFKGDGDLNHFRHVSTYGGHPASCAVALKNIEIIEKERIVQRVAELSETKLSKLFELTALDKVGEVRGVGFLYGIELVEDKKSKTPVSDEFMGKVIGSCKAKGLIIGRNGDTVPGYGNVLIIAPPLSSTNEDVDFVIETVKSVLYELC
- a CDS encoding PIG-L family deacetylase → MQTKRRLLVVLAHPDDESFLCGGTIAKMSERGIQITLLCATKGEMGRRMGNPILTTRESLPGLRVRELKGACEELGIKDLRFLHVRDKTIEFESIDLLAERIIKVIREVQPDALVTFHEKYGGHPDHCAIGRAAEYAFLKSGDPDFFPDPVFPAFKIHSLYFVLWYAFYEDWLNKNGQGSITTVNITGTLQKKIRALRSHRSQTLAVPELWGDHNPSLPFLGEVEYFIRGYSPTNIEETDLFQTIERMG
- a CDS encoding putative sulfate exporter family transporter, with the protein product MELEKYGPLGESIEEPKQLKSPLRNSKLLWLSGIAFTFFIALLGLGLSKISGFNRIGPLACSIIIAVIYRQIAGYPEKFRTGIEFSAKKLLRFAIILYGLRLNIDVIFNQGLPLLVRDIGTVTFAIVVMVLIAKWLKADTSISLLLAVGTGVCGAAAIAAISPIVKAKEEDTAIGVGIIALMGTLFSIIYTLIRPILPISNVDYGIWSGISLHEIAHVALAGAPAGEDALAIALLAKLGRVFLLIPLCFIFMYWMKKRTKDKTGRGAKIDFPWFLVGFIIMSLIGSYVFGTYITVSPAVMDGISKTTTFVLTMAMIGLGLNVSLQALRTKAMRPLIAMTMTSLLLSIISYFFV
- a CDS encoding GntR family transcriptional regulator; the protein is MELDFNNPLPLHAQLKTILENQILDGYYKDKIPSERELMDMYSVSRSTVREAVSILVREGILEKRHGKGTFVSLKPVQEWLKMISFTETTKSMGIKLLDHGRVWTPENIADANGFEDESYQIKRLRLQGDIPIAIELHYYSLELGGKLTQFDLSTTVLYDALEGDLNINFCEAEQIITCGFPTKEDAEHLGIPETMCLLITERMIFDSDGNLVEYYKGIFRSDMYSFAMKMSRKN